In Dermatophagoides farinae isolate YC_2012a chromosome 9, ASM2471394v1, whole genome shotgun sequence, a genomic segment contains:
- the LOC124498103 gene encoding solute carrier family 7 member 14, producing the protein MRELIINLTNRTLTKIDPGKWMMMMSKLLRTREPDSTATDQQQTATKLEKCLKTRDLVSLGVGSCVGTGMYIVAGMVAKNLAGPAVIISFLIAGIASLLSGVCYAEFGVRVPNTSGSAYMYSYVTVGEFIAFVIGWNMILEYLIGSAAGAAAISACIDSMYNGHITLWIRSKFGTFIGHTPDIFAAIITIIMTLILATGVKKSLMFTNILNAINFSIWFFIIASSLFYLDFDNWSETITTTTNDHHHNHQRGVIGGFAPYGWSGILNGAATCFYAFIGFDIIATTGEESENPQRSIPTAIVTSMIIALIAYISSGLIVTLVIPYWQIDTNSPIIEMFADVGANRCKFFAAIGALAGLFVSMFGSMFPMPRVVYAMAKDGLLYQEFAQISPFTNTPVKSTLIFGSFTAFIALIMSLEVLVEMMSIGTLMAYTLVSTCVLLLRYQPTKTNLIELLPQSIRSACVTPNKEIPPSFVQQQHYPPPPSFVCPSTTTTTATITSMNQMSRQQCYSKKIYESSDSGGGDDYDPNWSRQGSKDDEFLVPGTAGLQYGSVPYQHGGSSSRRYGILDKYEKLLMYLFPYGWQVNTPATEESGMYVARLVGIFLLLVLIFDIQLAWHINSINWNNNRLLFLLFMVLFISIIVIILAISRQPQIRCNLKFKAPGVPFVPAIAIIINIYLILRLSILTLVRFIIWMTIGLFIYFGYGINHSILEQQEQQQLELKIPANRLAQTFNKNNLIINPPIKSTTTTTSSSSSFTRTDSISQKPPIPPRPKNRPQPTLKHQQSSTTKWETFD; encoded by the exons ATGAGAGAATTGATTATAAATCTAACCAATAGAACATTAACGAAAATTGATCCAGgaaaatggatgatgatgatgagtaaatTATTGCGTACACGAGAACCGGATTCAACAGCCactgatcaacaacaaacagcaacaaaactTGAA AAATGTCTCAAAACACGAGATTTAGTGTCGCTTGGCGTTGGCAGCTGTGTAGGAACCGGAATGTACATAG TGGCCGGAATGGTTGCCAAAAATTTAGCCGGACCTGCTgtgatcatttcattcttaATTGCTGGTATTGCAAGCCTTTTATCGg gcgTTTGTTATGCCGAATTTGGTGTTCGAGTGCCAAATACTTCAg GCTCAGCCTATATGTATAGTTATGTGACTGTAGGTGAATTCATTGCCTTTGTCATTGGATGGAATat gATTCTTGAATATCTAATTGGATCTGCAGCCGGTGCTGCAGCAATTAGCGCCTGTATTGATTCAATGTATAATGGTCATATAACATTATGGATCAGATCCAAATTCGGTACATTCATTGGCCATACACCGGATATATTTGCAGCAATTATAACCATTATAATGACATTAATATTGGCAACTGGAGTGAAAAAATCCCTTATGTTTACAAACATTTTAAATGCAATTAATTTTAGtatttggtttttcattattgcttcatcattattttatttggattttgataattggtctgaaacaataacaacaacaacaa atgatcatcatcataatcatcaacgtGGTGTTATTGGTGGTTTTGCACCATACGGTTGGTCAGGTATATTGAATGGTGCTGCAACTTGTTTTTATGCATTTATTGGTTTCGATATAATTGCTACCACTGGTGAAGAATCAGAAAATCCACAACGTTCAATACCGACGGCCATTGTTACCAGTATGATTATTGCATTAATTGCATATATTTCATCAg GTTTAATAGTAACATTGGTCATACCATATTGGCAGATCGATACAAATTCACCGATAATTGAAATGTTTGCCGATGTTGGCGCAAATcgttgtaaattttttgctGCCATTGGTGCTTTGGCTGgtctttttgtttcaatgtttgGTTCAATG TTTCCAATGCCTCGTGTTGTATATGCAATGGCTAAAGATGGTTTATTATATCAAGAATTTGCACAAATATCACCATTTACAAATACACCGGTTAAATCAACATTAATATTTGGTTCATTCACAGCTTTTATTGCATTAATCATGTCATTGGAAGTATTGGTAGAAATGATGTCAATTGGAACATTAATGGCCTATACATTG GTGTCAACctgtgtattattattacgttATCAGCcaacaaaaacgaatctGATTGAATTATTACCACAATCAATACGTTCAGCATGTGTTACACCAAATAAAGAGATTCCACCTTCgtttgttcaacaacaacattatccaCCACCGCcttcatttgtttgtccatcaacaacaacaacaacagcaacaataacatCGATGAATCAAATGTCTAGACAGCAATgttattcgaaaaaaatttatgaatcatccgacagtggtggtggtgatgattatgatccaaATTGGTCAAGACAAGGTAgtaaagatgatgaatttcttgTACCCGGTACAGCTGGTCTACAATATGGTTCAGTACCATATCAACATGGTGGTAGCAGTAGCCGtcg TTATGGTATACTtgataaatatgaaaaattattaatgtaTCTATTCCCATATGGTTGGCAAGTAAATACACCGGCAACAGAAGAAAGTGGAATGTATGTTGCACGTTTAGTTGGAATATTTCTTTTACTTGTACTTATATTCGATATACAATTGGCCTGGCATATAAATTCCATAAATtggaataataatcgttTATTATTCCTATTATTTATGGTTTTATTCATCtcaattattgttattatacTAGCCATATCTAGACAGCCACAAATCAG gtgtaatttgaaattcaaagcGCCTGGAGTTCCATTCGTGCCTGCCATTgcaattattataaatatttaTCTTATATTGAGACTTTCAATATTAACATTGGTacgattcatcatttggatgACTATTG gtttattcatttattttggcTATGGAATCAATCATAGCATTTTggaacaacaagaacaacaacaac tggaattgaaaataCCGGCAAATCGTTTAGCGCAAacatttaataaaaataacctTATCATAAATCCACCAATAAaatcgacgacaacaacaacatcatcatcatcatcatttacaagAACTGATTCAATCAGTCAAAAACCACCGATACCACCAAGACCAAAAAATCGACCACAACCAACAttgaaacatcaacaatcatccaCAACAAAATGGGAAACGtttgattag
- the LOC124498104 gene encoding uncharacterized protein LOC124498104 isoform X1, with amino-acid sequence MKFSTSSSSSSTITTSMNGSGQNSINNNAVYVKRMTMNNLIHSFNSSNSSSSSSTSSNSTTTNTNYQALLNHFRSWQRSRKMKMFSSSSTITKNSSSSSSYVGNHHHHQNNPINNLCYQSILINNDNDIDNHQPNQQQKFPHSTKTTTTTNRKYMIGGGRLTGTKSSNPIVSFLNKGDGKIALNFKTKSSLPPPPPQSSSSSLEKPLVILQNDNQLYSMDILMASDHHHHYRTSESNCYATLEPPDNYQQQQSNESNYIIDQNDPLANESWYYGSIEREYAQQLIRSCPTGSFLVRRSLTQDHCYALTIRVPYDYNHTGVAHYLILSTIIDNNNNNNNADDGDDQKQQQQQEIIKFKIKGFQKEFPTISSLIIHHSIMKEQLPCTLRLIQTKLSSSPSPMSMTNGTLYRKHDHNHHHHHHQSQPQSAINFYRGKKSHYGCGNGGSLTTTTTTPTPTTKSLSMYGLSTYRSNWNLVPSQLQSPNHHHHHQYRSMIEWSMLTSIQPINGYLKIFVKLWLIVIDISSSSSSS; translated from the coding sequence atgaaattctctacatcatcatcatcatcatcaacaataacaacatctATGAACGGAAGTGGCCAAAATtctattaataataatgctgtTTATGTTAAAAGAATGACGATGAATAatctaattcattcattcaattcatcaaattcttcatcatcatcatcaacatcatcgaattCGACCActacaaatacaaattatCAAGCATTACTAAATCATTTTCGTTCATGGCAAAGATCAAgaaagatgaaaatgttttcatcatcatcgacaataacaaaaaattcatcatcgtcatcatcatatgttggaaatcatcatcatcatcaaaataatccGATTAATAATCTTTGTTATCAATCtattttgattaataatgataacgatattgataatcatcaaccaaatcaacaacaaaaatttccacattcaacaaaaacaacaacaacaacaaatcgaaaatatatgattggtggtggtcgttTAACTGGCACTAAATCATCGAATCCAATCGTTAGTTTTCTCAATAAAGGTGATGGTAAAATTGCACttaattttaaaacaaaatcatcactaccaccgccaccaccacaatcatcatcatcatcattagaaaaGCCGCTAGTCATtttacaaaatgataatcaacttTATTCAATGGATATTTTAATGGcttctgatcatcatcatcattatcgaacaTCGGAATCAAATTGTTATGCAACATTAGAACCACCCGATAAttatcaacagcaacagtcAAATGAGTCCAATTATATCATTGATCAGAATGATCCACTTGCAAATGAATCATGGTATTATGGTTCAATTGAACGTGAATATGCACAACAATTAATACGTAGTTGTCCAACTGGATCATTTCTTGTACGACGATCATTGACACAGGATCATTGTTATGCATTAACAATTCGTGTTCcatatgattataatcatacaGGTGTTGCTCATTATCTAATTTTATCgacaataatcgataataataataataataataatgctgatgatggtgatgatcaaaaacaacaacaacaacaagaaataattaaatttaaaatcaaaggatttcaaaaagaatttccaacaatttcatcattaataatacaTCATAGTATTATGAAAGAACAATTACCATGTACATTACGtttgattcaaacaaaattatcatcatcaccatcaccaatgTCGATGACAAATGGTACATTATATCGGAAgcatgatcataatcatcatcatcatcatcatcaatcacagCCACAATCGGCGATTAATTTTTAtcgaggaaaaaaatctcattatggttgtggtaatggtggttcattaacaacaacaacaacaacaccaacaccaacaacaaaatcattgtcCATGTATGGTTTATCAACCTATCGTTCAAATTGGAATCTTGTTCCATCACAGTTACAATcaccaaatcatcatcatcatcatcaatatcgatcGATGATCGAATGGTCGATGTTGACCTCGATCCAACCTATCAACGGAtacttgaaaattttcgtaAAGCTATGGCTCATTGTAATtgacatttcatcatcatcatcatcatcataa
- the LOC124498102 gene encoding 2-phosphoxylose phosphatase 1, giving the protein MLSLFNHGIDRINILLICLIPIMIIISIAFRTNVEQISENDLKSDYNLKSDPKLNGLRKYCNFLDDIQIGDENSFNYCGYDLELEKIILLIRHGDRGPLKDVRNLNNIPCNHTHLDEVNRINDEQTMAISTLLSKFIAKSSVYDSKFLGSIPMSDGCMPGLLTKFGLSQHIKLGLLMNHVYRPKLNMNPDDSFIAKQIRINTTPYPRTVQSAMAFLHGFLSEKNDALNVFDLMSTNFHQFSNVYFCDYHDTQKYCFRNCTEMDELLKKIYKTFSYDHDKDFAQMIKQVEQIIVPTNVADPIGSYKRSIVSIFDTLNSFICHQQRLPCHQQNDDDDDDYDKCIAINDVELIFTFISGLGHKLMHSEDNHRISWMQSYGLLLNLIDQIKSNEKLTIFSGHDLTIHSLATVIGFVEHNIPPYASRVIFEIYSRKSSSSTTTATTINNEKLIRIVYNGNDVTETFPLCNSIYNDAASAAADAEHCIRFDDDDHTILIKLTSLENFIHTKFVEHYLFENC; this is encoded by the exons atgttgtcattattcaatcatgGAATTGATCGtatcaatattttattaatttgtCTTATAccaattatgatcatcatttctattg CATTTAGGACCAATGTTGAACAAATATCTGAAAATGATCTTAAATCTGATTATAATCTTAAATCTGATCCAAAACTGAATGGATTACGAAaatattgtaattttttgGACGATATTCAAattggtgatgaaaattcattcaattattgtGGTTATGATCtggaattggaaaaaataatattattaattaGACATGGTGATCGTGGACCACTTAAAGATGTAAGAAATTTGAACAATATTCCCTGTAATCATACCCATTTGGATGAAGtaaatcgaatcaatgatgaacaaacaatgGCAATATCAACACTGTTATCGAAATTCATTGCCAAATCTAGTGTTTATGATAGTAAATTTCTTGGTTCCATTCCCATGTCTGATGGTTGTATGCCTGGTTTATTGACAAAATTTGGTCTTTCACAACATATCAAATTAGGTTTATTAATGAATCATGTATATAGACcaaaattgaatatgaatccagacgattcattcattgccaAACAGATTCGTATCAACACAACACCATATCCACGAACCGTACAATCGGCTATGGCTTTTTTACATGGTTTTCtcagcgaaaaaaatgatgcccTCAAcgtttttgatttaatgtctacgaattttcatcaattttccaatgtttatttttgtgattatcatgataCTCAGAAATATTGTTTTCGTAATTGCACAGAAATGgatgaattattgaaaaaaatctacaaaaCTTTTAGCTATGATCATGACAAAGATTTTGCACAGATGATTAAACAAGTGGAACAAATTATCGTGCCAACAAATGTAGCTGATCCGATTGGAAGCTATAAACGTTCGATTGTATCCATTTTCGATACGcttaattcatttatttgtcatcaacaacgattaccttgtcatcaacaaaatgatgatgatgatgatgattacgataAATGTATTGcaatcaatgatgttgaACTAATCTTCACATTCATCAGTGGTTTAGGCCATAAATTAATGCATTCGGAAGATAATCATCGTATTAGTTGGATGCAATCTTATGGTCTACTATTGAATCTTatcgatcaaatcaaatcgaatgaaaaattaacaatATTTTCCGGACATGATTtaaccattcattcattagcTACAGTGATTGGTTTTGTTGAACATAACATTCCACCGTATGCATCACGTgttatatttgaaatttattcacggaaatcatcatcatcaacaacaacagcaacaacaataaacaatgaaaaacttaTTCGTATAGTATacaatggtaatgatgtGACCGAAACATTTCCATTAtgtaattcaatttataatgatgctgcttctgctgctgctgatgctgAACATTGTATtcgattcgatgatgatgatcatacaattttgatcaaattaactagtcttgaaaattttatacaTACTAAATTTGTTGaacattatttgtttgaaaattgttga
- the LOC124498104 gene encoding uncharacterized protein LOC124498104 isoform X2 — translation MKMFSSSSTITKNSSSSSSYVGNHHHHQNNPINNLCYQSILINNDNDIDNHQPNQQQKFPHSTKTTTTTNRKYMIGGGRLTGTKSSNPIVSFLNKGDGKIALNFKTKSSLPPPPPQSSSSSLEKPLVILQNDNQLYSMDILMASDHHHHYRTSESNCYATLEPPDNYQQQQSNESNYIIDQNDPLANESWYYGSIEREYAQQLIRSCPTGSFLVRRSLTQDHCYALTIRVPYDYNHTGVAHYLILSTIIDNNNNNNNADDGDDQKQQQQQEIIKFKIKGFQKEFPTISSLIIHHSIMKEQLPCTLRLIQTKLSSSPSPMSMTNGTLYRKHDHNHHHHHHQSQPQSAINFYRGKKSHYGCGNGGSLTTTTTTPTPTTKSLSMYGLSTYRSNWNLVPSQLQSPNHHHHHQYRSMIEWSMLTSIQPINGYLKIFVKLWLIVIDISSSSSSS, via the coding sequence atgaaaatgttttcatcatcatcgacaataacaaaaaattcatcatcgtcatcatcatatgttggaaatcatcatcatcatcaaaataatccGATTAATAATCTTTGTTATCAATCtattttgattaataatgataacgatattgataatcatcaaccaaatcaacaacaaaaatttccacattcaacaaaaacaacaacaacaacaaatcgaaaatatatgattggtggtggtcgttTAACTGGCACTAAATCATCGAATCCAATCGTTAGTTTTCTCAATAAAGGTGATGGTAAAATTGCACttaattttaaaacaaaatcatcactaccaccgccaccaccacaatcatcatcatcatcattagaaaaGCCGCTAGTCATtttacaaaatgataatcaacttTATTCAATGGATATTTTAATGGcttctgatcatcatcatcattatcgaacaTCGGAATCAAATTGTTATGCAACATTAGAACCACCCGATAAttatcaacagcaacagtcAAATGAGTCCAATTATATCATTGATCAGAATGATCCACTTGCAAATGAATCATGGTATTATGGTTCAATTGAACGTGAATATGCACAACAATTAATACGTAGTTGTCCAACTGGATCATTTCTTGTACGACGATCATTGACACAGGATCATTGTTATGCATTAACAATTCGTGTTCcatatgattataatcatacaGGTGTTGCTCATTATCTAATTTTATCgacaataatcgataataataataataataataatgctgatgatggtgatgatcaaaaacaacaacaacaacaagaaataattaaatttaaaatcaaaggatttcaaaaagaatttccaacaatttcatcattaataatacaTCATAGTATTATGAAAGAACAATTACCATGTACATTACGtttgattcaaacaaaattatcatcatcaccatcaccaatgTCGATGACAAATGGTACATTATATCGGAAgcatgatcataatcatcatcatcatcatcatcaatcacagCCACAATCGGCGATTAATTTTTAtcgaggaaaaaaatctcattatggttgtggtaatggtggttcattaacaacaacaacaacaacaccaacaccaacaacaaaatcattgtcCATGTATGGTTTATCAACCTATCGTTCAAATTGGAATCTTGTTCCATCACAGTTACAATcaccaaatcatcatcatcatcatcaatatcgatcGATGATCGAATGGTCGATGTTGACCTCGATCCAACCTATCAACGGAtacttgaaaattttcgtaAAGCTATGGCTCATTGTAATtgacatttcatcatcatcatcatcatcataa